A single Rattus norvegicus strain BN/NHsdMcwi chromosome 5, GRCr8, whole genome shotgun sequence DNA region contains:
- the Chchd7 gene encoding coiled-coil-helix-coiled-coil-helix domain-containing protein 7 — translation MPMVTRRLRDPDINPCLSESDASTRCMDENNYDRERCSSYFLKYKNCRRFWNSVMIQRRQNGVQPSMPTAAERDEILGAMQKMPY, via the exons ATGCCCATGGTCACACGGCGGCTGAGAGACCCTGACATAAATCCTTGCTTATCG GAATCTGATGCTTCTACCAGATGTATGGATGAAAATAACTATGACAGGGAAAGGTGTTCCAGTTACTTCTTGAAGTACAAAAACTGCCGGCGATTCTGG AATTCTGTCATGATCCAAAGAAGACAAAATGGAGTTCAGCCATCTATGCCTACAGCAGCAGAAAGAGATGAAATTTTGGGAGCAATGCAAAAGATGCCCTATTGA
- the Chchd7 gene encoding coiled-coil-helix-coiled-coil-helix domain-containing protein 7 isoform X1 encodes MPMVTRRLRDPDINPCLSITFHIFNDDSLTYLRNLMLLPDVWMKITMTGKGVPVTS; translated from the exons ATGCCCATGGTCACACGGCGGCTGAGAGACCCTGACATAAATCCTTGCTTATCG ATCACATTCCACATTTTCAATGATGACTCTCTTACATATTTAAGGAATCTGATGCTTCTACCAGATGTATGGATGAAAATAACTATGACAGGGAAAGGTGTTCCAGTTACTTCTTGA